Below is a window of Candidatus Trichorickettsia mobilis DNA.
GGCATACATTAAAATAATGCTATAAAGTTATAAACTAAATATTTAGATTTTATGAATCATCAATCTAAAGTATTAATTGTTGAAAATAATGAATTAAATTTAAAATTATTTCATGATTTGCTGATAATTCAAAATTATGAAGTAATGACTTCTAAAAATGGTTTAGGCATCCCTGCTCTTATTGAAAATGAACGTCCAGATCTAATCTTAATGGATATACAGCTTAATGGTATATCAGGTATAGATATCATTAAAGAATTAAAAAAAAATCCCGCAACTTCATCTATTCCAATTATAGCAATTACTGCTTTTGCTATGAAAAATGATGAAGCTAAAATATCTGCTTCTGGTTGTGACATGTATTTACCAAAACCAGTATCAATTGACTTATTTTTTCAAGCTTTACACAAATTTATTGAACCAAATAATAAAAACTAATGACTGCAAATGTACTGATAGTAGATGATCTGGAACCCAATGTTAAACTATTAGAGGTAAAACTACTAAGTGAGTATTATACTGTATTTTCTGCAAATAACGGTGTCAAAGCGCTTGATGTACTGGCAAATAATAAAATTGATGTCATCTTATTGGATGTAATGATGCCAGAAATGGATGGTTTTGAAACCTGCATAAAGATTAAAGCTAATCCTGAAACTACTCATATACCGGTGGTAATGGTTACAGCATTATCAGATATTGAAGACAGAATAAAGGGACTAGAAGCCGGAGCAGATGAATTTCTTACTAAACCAATAAATGACGTAGCGTTATTTGCTCGTGTAAAATCTCTATCACGAATGAAAACAATTATTGACGAACTAAAACTTAGAAATAAAACCAATGCTGCTCTTGGAGCTTCAGCAATAGAAATAAAAGATAATTTTGTAGACAGTAAAATACTGATAATTAATGATGACGTAGTTCAAGCACGTAACTTAAGCAAAACACTACTAAAATTATCACCTCAAATTAAGATTGTCACAAAAATAGAAGATATCGATAGTATAATTGACACTTATATTCCGGATGTAGTGATTATTAGTTGTCAATTAGAAGTAGGCGACCCTTTACGCATTAGTGTAATGCTAAAATCAAAAGAAATTTTACGACATACCATGTTAATGCTACTTGCTGAAGAAGAAAATATGCAAATGGTTATTAAAGGAATGGAACTAGGTATAAATGATTATTTTATATACCCAGTTGAAGAAAATGAACTATTAGCGCGGATTAAAACTCAGTTAAGAAGGAAAAAATATCAAGATAATT
It encodes the following:
- a CDS encoding response regulator: MNHQSKVLIVENNELNLKLFHDLLIIQNYEVMTSKNGLGIPALIENERPDLILMDIQLNGISGIDIIKELKKNPATSSIPIIAITAFAMKNDEAKISASGCDMYLPKPVSIDLFFQALHKFIEPNNKN
- a CDS encoding PleD family two-component system response regulator, coding for MTANVLIVDDLEPNVKLLEVKLLSEYYTVFSANNGVKALDVLANNKIDVILLDVMMPEMDGFETCIKIKANPETTHIPVVMVTALSDIEDRIKGLEAGADEFLTKPINDVALFARVKSLSRMKTIIDELKLRNKTNAALGASAIEIKDNFVDSKILIINDDVVQARNLSKTLLKLSPQIKIVTKIEDIDSIIDTYIPDVVIISCQLEVGDPLRISVMLKSKEILRHTMLMLLAEEENMQMVIKGMELGINDYFIYPVEENELLARIKTQLRRKKYQDNLRNELEQSVNLSIKDGLTGVFNRRYFDIHIQQMIKTSIETNKPLCLLMLDIDHFKQVNDNYGHQAGDAVLVSFSMVLKNLFRITDLIARYGGEEFSVLLSEAYLKEAVIIADRVRSTIETTSFVIPNYPPLTKTTSIGVAEYKHGESISDFISRADKALYEAKSTGRNKIVAS